Proteins from a genomic interval of Methanoplanus endosymbiosus:
- a CDS encoding ion transporter, whose translation MNGQERHMREPSRLERVRARIQALMEKPAPGDRTARFTHVFLALVIITNTVAVIIFTIPSVDASFSFGLNLIITFCLLVFAIEYILRIWSCTSAPTTAKRFSERLRYATGFYQIIDLLSIVPLIFPVFFLSDFALLRGFRLISIFKLGRYARNSTSLDLLKRVVFKKREIFTIMIFFLVFVILFSSTIMYLVENHAQPDKFSSIPAAIWWAMMTVTTVGYGDIYPITPLGKVLGSFITLAGVLLLALPSAILATGFIEERQKNNGDKPDNSEDYLEKSGQMMDLLERAAGLREKGIITDEEYSEIKAGIISEKR comes from the coding sequence ATGAACGGTCAGGAGAGACATATGAGAGAACCATCACGTTTAGAAAGGGTCAGAGCACGGATACAGGCACTCATGGAAAAACCGGCACCGGGTGACAGAACTGCCCGGTTTACCCATGTATTCCTTGCTCTTGTGATCATTACCAATACGGTTGCCGTAATTATATTCACAATCCCTTCAGTGGATGCATCCTTCTCTTTCGGACTAAACCTTATAATTACCTTCTGTCTGCTGGTATTCGCCATCGAATATATTCTCAGGATATGGTCCTGCACCAGTGCACCGACCACTGCAAAGAGATTTTCTGAACGTCTCCGGTATGCAACCGGGTTTTATCAGATAATTGATCTGCTCTCGATAGTTCCGCTGATCTTTCCGGTATTCTTTCTTAGTGATTTTGCCCTTTTGCGTGGATTCAGACTGATCTCAATCTTTAAGCTGGGCCGTTATGCCCGGAATTCCACATCACTTGACCTGCTAAAGCGGGTTGTCTTTAAGAAAAGGGAAATCTTCACCATCATGATATTCTTCCTGGTCTTTGTTATTTTATTCTCATCAACAATTATGTACCTGGTGGAGAACCACGCCCAGCCGGATAAATTCTCCAGCATTCCGGCAGCAATATGGTGGGCAATGATGACGGTGACAACGGTGGGTTATGGCGACATATACCCAATTACTCCGCTTGGAAAGGTTCTTGGGTCATTTATCACCCTTGCAGGTGTACTGCTCCTTGCCCTGCCGTCCGCAATTCTGGCTACCGGGTTTATCGAAGAGAGGCAGAAGAATAACGGAGATAAACCCGATAATTCAGAGGATTATTTAGAGAAATCAGGACAGATGATGGACCTGCTGGAGAGGGCCGCCGGACTTAGAGAGAAGGGTATAATTACTGATGAGGAATATTCAGAGATTAAAGCCGGAATTATCTCAGAGAAACGCTGA